A genomic segment from Nicotiana tabacum cultivar K326 chromosome 7, ASM71507v2, whole genome shotgun sequence encodes:
- the LOC107824937 gene encoding uncharacterized protein LOC107824937, producing the protein MVYVMVGGGMPQTSPIIARWLLDVDQNQVPSSIYMKQEQEEGAEFRIAPSNCLLNFNKKKKQMAPSPLRSKTILKHARSSSFPSTSHPIVSQFDEHLCRVKSSSEATPSCLSSFTCRLGDLENLFDYMQDLLQLSHFQQAINSMDANVLLEGYLKVLDVCATTKDLLSNEKQNKQELLSALRRRRNMDEISGYLTSRRKSKKMIQKILKSLKSMMKENSCALNKPEPLAVVGELQEVQSVTLGLFKALLSYINGTGSQSSSRWSLLSKIMPSKNEELIANEFDNVDAALCSFLSLNKTGQYEELQNQLREMEATIEVLEDGLECFFRRLIKTRVSLLNIMNH; encoded by the coding sequence ATGGTGTATGTGATGGTGGGAGGAGGCATGCCACAGACATCGCCTATAATAGCTAGATGGCTGTTAGATGTAGATCAAAATCAAGTCCCTAGTTCTATATATATGAAACAAGAGCAAGAAGAAGGAGCAGAATTTAGAATTGCACCTTCCAATTGTCTTCTCAACttcaacaagaaaaaaaaacaaatggctCCCTCGCCTTTGAGATCAAAAACCATCCTAAAGCATGCTCGTTCTAGCAGTTTTCCCTCTACATCTCACCCTATCGTGTCTCAATTCGATGAACACTTGTGTAGAGTAAAATCATCTTCAGAGGCTACCCCTTCTTGTCTTTCATCGTTCACCTGCAGACTAGGTGATCTTGAAAACTTATTTGATTACATGCAAGATTTGCTTCAACTATCACACTTTCAACAGGCCATTAATTCAATGGACGCCAATGTATTATTAGAGGGGTACCTCAAGGTATTAGACGTTTGTGCCACCACTAAAGATCTCTTATCGAATGAAAAGCAAAATAAACAAGAACTTCTTTCAGCTCTTCGTAGGAGACGGAATATGGATGAAATTTCTGGCTATCTAACCTCTAGAAGGAAGTCCAAAAAGATGATCCAAAAGATCCTTAAAAGTTTGAAGAGTATGATGAAGGAAAATTCTTGCGCATTAAACAAGCCTGAACCATTGGCTGTTGTTGGAGAATTGCAGGAGGTCCAGTCAGTCACTCTAGGACTATTTAAGGCCTTGTTGTCCTATATCAATGGAACCGGATCTCAATCAAGTAGTCGTTGGTCATTGTTGTCCAAGATTATGCCCTCGAAAAATGAGGAATTAATAGCCAATGAATTTGACAATGTTGATGCTGCTTTGTGCTCATTTCTCAGTCTAAATAAGACTGGCCAGTACGAAGAATTGCAGAATCAGCTGCGAGAGATGGAAGCGACTATTGAGGTTCTTGAAGATGGGCTTGAATGCTTCTTCAGGCGCTTAATAAAAACTAGAGTATCCCTCCTCAATATTATGAATCACTAG